A DNA window from Halomicrobium mukohataei DSM 12286 contains the following coding sequences:
- a CDS encoding DUF7344 domain-containing protein produces the protein MTEHGSLPTDASDDKPDHVLRLLASETRRATLRELRSEPSRSLDALADAVADSGDVSVESTERLSRRLHHCHLPRLETAGVCRYDPDKSRVDYVGDETVEAVLSLLEE, from the coding sequence ATGACCGAACACGGGTCGCTGCCGACTGACGCCTCGGACGACAAGCCAGACCACGTGCTTCGACTGCTCGCCTCGGAGACGCGGCGTGCAACGCTACGGGAACTCCGCTCGGAGCCGTCTCGATCGCTCGACGCCCTCGCGGACGCCGTCGCCGACAGCGGGGACGTCTCGGTCGAGTCCACGGAGCGACTCTCTCGCCGCCTCCATCACTGCCACCTCCCTCGGCTCGAAACGGCCGGCGTCTGTCGGTACGATCCCGACAAGTCGCGGGTCGACTACGTCGGCGACGAGACGGTCGAAGCCGTGCTCTCGCTGCTAGAGGAGTGA
- a CDS encoding HalOD1 output domain-containing protein, with translation MSSGLDIALQFERPGSVRRRPGATPRPSPRPDRWSSDRHRRRFEDGETKQMNDDLVVEYDAEFDRHVVEFDADDDWSTSEMVVYAMSEVSGEEPTALRPLGTVIDPDALDTIFDRCPDDGRGDAHISFEYEGYEVTVYSHGRLTITEPRS, from the coding sequence GTGTCGTCCGGACTCGACATCGCCCTCCAGTTCGAGCGGCCGGGCAGCGTACGACGGCGTCCCGGTGCGACGCCGCGCCCCTCGCCGCGTCCCGACCGCTGGAGCAGCGACCGCCACCGTCGACGGTTCGAGGACGGTGAGACGAAACAGATGAACGACGATCTCGTCGTCGAGTACGATGCGGAGTTCGACCGCCACGTCGTCGAGTTCGACGCCGACGACGATTGGTCGACCAGCGAGATGGTCGTCTACGCGATGTCGGAGGTGTCGGGTGAAGAACCGACGGCACTGCGACCGCTGGGGACGGTGATCGATCCGGACGCGCTGGACACCATCTTCGATAGATGTCCCGACGACGGTCGCGGAGACGCCCACATCTCCTTCGAGTACGAGGGCTACGAGGTGACGGTGTACAGCCACGGTCGCCTGACGATCACCGAGCCCCGGTCCTGA
- a CDS encoding TrmB family transcriptional regulator, translated as MTANTDDARRRAIDKLEGLGLSAYAARTFVALVELESGTAKSISATVNVPRTRVYDAADELSEWGLVEIESATPRRFHAVSIEHALFVLGTEYTDRIDDVTAALEAVGSTESSLSRDDLWLSSDPAAITERMSAVVADAQESVLLAATDDRRAEPVADALVTAAQRGVEVRAIGVDDRFDESPVTVVDDDRPWNPAVLPLSTVLLADHEDAVVTFQSEEPLAFWSRGESNNLLVLLRALLGIE; from the coding sequence ATGACAGCGAACACTGACGACGCCAGGCGGCGGGCAATCGACAAGCTCGAAGGCCTCGGACTGAGTGCGTACGCCGCGCGCACGTTCGTCGCGCTCGTCGAACTCGAGAGCGGCACGGCGAAGTCGATCAGCGCTACAGTAAATGTCCCGCGCACGCGAGTGTACGACGCCGCCGACGAACTGTCCGAGTGGGGACTCGTCGAGATCGAGTCGGCGACTCCGCGCCGATTTCACGCGGTCTCGATCGAGCACGCGCTGTTCGTGCTGGGGACCGAGTACACCGACCGGATCGACGACGTGACGGCGGCACTGGAGGCGGTCGGCTCGACGGAGTCGTCGCTGTCGCGGGACGACCTCTGGCTGTCGAGCGATCCGGCGGCGATCACGGAGCGAATGAGCGCGGTCGTTGCCGACGCCCAGGAGTCGGTGTTGCTGGCGGCGACCGACGACCGGCGGGCCGAGCCAGTCGCGGACGCCCTCGTCACGGCTGCCCAGCGCGGCGTCGAGGTCCGTGCGATCGGCGTCGACGACCGGTTCGACGAGAGCCCGGTCACCGTCGTGGACGACGACCGACCGTGGAATCCGGCCGTGTTGCCCCTCTCGACGGTGCTGCTCGCCGACCACGAGGACGCCGTGGTGACGTTCCAGTCCGAGGAGCCGCTGGCGTTCTGGAGCCGCGGCGAGTCGAACAATCTGCTCGTCCTCCTGCGGGCGTTGCTGGGGATCGAGTAG
- a CDS encoding DUF7511 domain-containing protein, translating into MPSVTDRTTAGTEYRAIVERYDARPNQCTIFRATDEHAAAWISADEATYVDLALVR; encoded by the coding sequence ATGCCGTCAGTGACCGATCGGACGACTGCGGGGACGGAGTACAGGGCGATCGTCGAGCGATACGACGCGCGGCCGAACCAGTGTACGATCTTCCGGGCGACAGACGAGCACGCGGCCGCCTGGATCTCGGCCGACGAAGCGACCTACGTCGATCTGGCCCTGGTTCGGTAG
- a CDS encoding DUF7344 domain-containing protein — translation MSATRDESTQTEGGSVGDTNETTESAQQEGAEVTADEPAPLPVDRVFELLKNQRRREVLRYLEAADDETVSLSDLAEHIAAIENDTTVQAISSSERKRVYVGLYQCHLPKMDDMNVVAFDQNRGTISLGPNADQLEEFLDIGDDEDRPWPRYYAGLAAGGTALYGLALIVPAVSVGVVVPVVLVAFGCCAIVNEYVDRQTDEQSTV, via the coding sequence ATGAGCGCAACGCGCGATGAGTCAACACAGACGGAGGGTGGATCGGTCGGCGACACGAACGAGACGACGGAGTCAGCCCAGCAGGAAGGGGCTGAGGTGACGGCGGACGAGCCGGCACCCTTACCGGTCGATCGGGTGTTCGAGTTACTGAAAAACCAGCGTCGCCGCGAAGTGTTGCGGTACCTCGAAGCGGCCGACGACGAGACGGTCTCGCTGAGCGATCTCGCCGAACACATCGCCGCCATCGAGAACGACACGACCGTCCAGGCGATCTCTTCGAGCGAGCGCAAGCGCGTCTACGTCGGCCTCTATCAGTGCCATCTGCCCAAGATGGACGACATGAACGTCGTGGCGTTCGATCAGAACCGGGGGACGATCAGTCTCGGACCGAACGCCGACCAGCTCGAAGAGTTCCTCGACATCGGCGACGACGAGGACCGTCCCTGGCCCCGGTACTACGCGGGGCTCGCTGCCGGCGGGACCGCACTGTACGGACTCGCACTGATCGTCCCGGCCGTCAGCGTCGGCGTCGTCGTCCCGGTCGTGCTCGTCGCGTTCGGCTGCTGTGCGATCGTCAACGAGTACGTCGACCGACAGACCGACGAGCAGAGCACGGTCTAG
- a CDS encoding nucleotide sugar dehydrogenase, translating to MSTTLCRLYGSDRPADEQRRAFREGGVPVAVYGLGKMGLPLAAVFADRSGNVTGVDIDSAVVNAVNDGQSPVEDEPGLDTAVETAVETESLRATTDGVDAAESAALHVVIVPTLLDDADSPDLSAVESVVDDVAAGLAPGDAVFLESTLPPRTCVDVLRPRLVEKSGLAPDEFALAFCPERTASGRALEDITGSYPKIVGGVDEESTRVAKLVYGELTSNEVIPVSDPTTAECVKLFEGLYRDVNIALANELGRLADGLAIDVREAIEAANTQPYCELHDPGAGVGGHCIPYYPHFVIDTVETSTPLLETARRVNERMEEFTVHKTVEQLVDAGTEIGDASVAVLGVTYRPGIDETRASPAWTITAALSAAGADVYTVDPVCSDLAAFPGRPATLSELPAIDPDALVLVTAHDAFDDVPWDRLADPVVVDGRDALTDPATAGEVYTIGSGPATSD from the coding sequence ATGAGTACGACACTGTGTCGGCTGTACGGCAGTGACCGTCCGGCCGACGAGCAGCGACGGGCCTTCAGGGAAGGCGGCGTTCCGGTCGCGGTCTACGGCCTCGGCAAGATGGGGTTGCCCCTCGCGGCGGTGTTCGCCGACCGGTCGGGAAACGTGACCGGCGTCGACATCGACAGCGCCGTCGTGAACGCGGTCAACGACGGTCAGTCCCCGGTCGAGGACGAACCGGGACTGGACACCGCCGTCGAGACGGCCGTCGAGACGGAGTCGCTGCGTGCCACCACCGACGGGGTCGACGCCGCCGAGTCGGCGGCGCTACACGTCGTCATCGTCCCGACGCTGCTCGACGACGCGGACAGTCCGGACCTGTCCGCAGTGGAGTCGGTCGTCGACGACGTGGCTGCTGGACTGGCACCAGGCGACGCGGTGTTCCTCGAATCGACGCTCCCCCCGCGCACGTGCGTCGACGTGCTACGGCCACGGCTCGTCGAGAAGAGCGGGCTGGCCCCCGACGAGTTCGCGCTCGCGTTCTGTCCGGAGCGGACGGCCAGCGGACGCGCGCTCGAAGACATCACCGGCAGCTACCCGAAGATCGTCGGTGGCGTCGACGAAGAGAGCACGCGCGTCGCGAAGCTGGTGTACGGCGAACTCACGAGCAACGAGGTCATTCCCGTGAGCGATCCGACGACCGCCGAGTGCGTCAAGCTGTTCGAAGGGCTCTACCGGGACGTCAACATCGCGCTGGCCAACGAACTGGGACGGCTGGCCGACGGGCTCGCGATCGACGTGCGCGAAGCGATCGAGGCGGCCAACACCCAGCCGTACTGCGAGCTCCACGATCCCGGTGCCGGCGTCGGCGGGCACTGTATCCCCTACTACCCCCACTTCGTCATCGACACCGTCGAGACGTCGACACCGCTGCTGGAGACGGCCCGCCGGGTCAACGAGCGGATGGAGGAGTTCACCGTTCACAAGACCGTCGAGCAGCTCGTCGACGCCGGCACGGAGATCGGAGACGCGAGCGTCGCCGTCCTCGGTGTCACCTACCGTCCGGGGATCGACGAGACGCGGGCGTCGCCGGCCTGGACGATCACCGCCGCGCTGTCGGCGGCCGGTGCCGACGTGTACACCGTCGATCCGGTGTGCAGCGACCTCGCGGCCTTCCCGGGGCGGCCGGCGACGCTGTCGGAGCTCCCCGCGATCGACCCGGACGCGCTCGTACTGGTGACGGCCCACGACGCGTTCGACGACGTGCCCTGGGACCGACTCGCCGATCCGGTCGTCGTCGACGGTCGAGACGCACTGACGGACCCGGCGACGGCCGGCGAGGTGTACACGATCGGGAGCGGGCCCGCGACCTCCGACTGA
- a CDS encoding DUF7344 domain-containing protein, protein MFSNNDELSQDTVFDVLSSARRRETIAILREEETPIELTTLAEIVAARENDTTVEELSSQDRKRVYVSLYQTHVPKLVDVGVVEHDADTGEVWLTSQASAIEPYLHNPEQSRRWHRYYLVVAVVGGLAFLATSFGALPFVSGALLGQILVLAFVLLAGAQFLLAWQRRL, encoded by the coding sequence ATGTTCAGCAACAACGATGAACTCTCACAAGACACGGTGTTCGACGTGCTTAGCAGCGCGCGGCGGCGGGAAACGATCGCGATCTTACGGGAGGAGGAGACTCCGATCGAACTGACGACCCTGGCGGAGATCGTGGCCGCCCGAGAGAACGACACGACCGTCGAGGAGCTCTCCTCGCAGGACCGCAAGCGCGTGTACGTCTCTCTCTACCAGACTCACGTGCCGAAGCTCGTCGACGTCGGGGTCGTCGAACACGACGCCGACACGGGCGAAGTGTGGCTCACGTCCCAGGCCAGCGCGATCGAACCGTACCTGCACAACCCCGAACAGTCCAGACGGTGGCACCGGTATTACCTGGTCGTGGCGGTCGTCGGTGGACTGGCGTTTCTGGCAACGTCGTTCGGCGCGCTCCCGTTCGTCTCGGGAGCGCTGCTGGGCCAGATTCTCGTTCTCGCGTTCGTTCTCCTCGCGGGTGCGCAGTTTCTCCTCGCGTGGCAGCGCCGCCTCTGA
- a CDS encoding winged helix-turn-helix domain-containing protein: MTDPDWDDVSFVISSRYRVAAMRRLDEGPSTPSNIADDASVGLAHVSRALQELRESELVDLLVSDERKKGRVYGLTEEGDRVWQTIEAENMV, translated from the coding sequence ATGACCGACCCCGACTGGGACGACGTGAGCTTCGTCATCAGCTCGCGCTACAGGGTCGCCGCGATGCGTCGCCTCGACGAGGGACCGTCGACGCCGTCGAACATCGCCGACGACGCCAGCGTGGGCCTGGCCCACGTCTCGCGGGCGCTCCAGGAGCTCCGAGAGAGCGAGCTGGTCGATCTGCTCGTCTCCGACGAGCGCAAGAAGGGGCGCGTCTACGGCCTCACGGAGGAGGGCGACCGGGTCTGGCAGACGATCGAAGCCGAGAACATGGTGTGA
- a CDS encoding metal-dependent hydrolase has product MWPWEHLACGYVALSVLSRLRDGDRPTGPQTVAVAVGTQFPDLVDKPLGWGTTLLPSGISLAHSLLVAVPLSAAVVAVARETGHGRVGWAFAIGYLAHLPGDVVYPMALGGPPRLAFLLWPLTESVASAPVSITGHVWALLAQFVALLATPAGRVYVVLELLLVGGAILAWVLDETPLVPDAR; this is encoded by the coding sequence ATGTGGCCCTGGGAACACCTCGCCTGTGGCTACGTCGCCCTCTCGGTACTGTCTCGTCTCCGCGACGGCGATCGGCCCACGGGTCCACAGACCGTCGCCGTCGCGGTCGGGACGCAGTTTCCGGACCTGGTCGACAAACCGCTGGGCTGGGGGACGACGCTGCTGCCCTCCGGCATCTCGTTGGCCCACTCGCTGCTGGTCGCCGTCCCGCTGTCGGCCGCCGTCGTCGCCGTCGCGCGCGAGACCGGCCACGGACGGGTCGGCTGGGCGTTCGCGATCGGCTACCTCGCTCACCTGCCCGGCGACGTCGTCTATCCGATGGCACTGGGCGGACCGCCCCGGCTGGCCTTCCTGTTGTGGCCGCTCACGGAGAGCGTCGCGTCCGCGCCGGTCTCGATCACCGGCCACGTCTGGGCACTCCTCGCCCAGTTCGTCGCCCTGCTGGCCACGCCCGCGGGACGAGTGTACGTCGTCCTCGAACTCCTCCTGGTGGGCGGGGCGATCCTCGCGTGGGTGCTGGACGAGACGCCCCTCGTACCCGACGCCCGGTAG
- a CDS encoding DUF7344 domain-containing protein, with product MGAEHHDDQLAAVEFDDELSSSSVTVTTVSVDDLFDVLARPANRYVLTYLLRDEGPVYAHELVEYIVDETDPPEGLSEQEYRGQIDSRLLHVSLPKLEDVGLIEFDGRRQRISETDETTAALPYLRFALAQQQSHDD from the coding sequence ATGGGTGCCGAGCATCACGACGACCAGTTAGCTGCCGTGGAGTTCGACGACGAGCTGTCGTCGTCGTCGGTGACCGTGACGACGGTCTCCGTCGACGACCTCTTCGATGTCCTCGCACGTCCCGCGAACCGATACGTCTTGACGTATCTCCTGCGGGACGAGGGACCGGTCTACGCACACGAACTGGTCGAATACATCGTCGACGAGACCGATCCGCCCGAGGGCCTCTCGGAACAGGAGTATCGTGGCCAGATCGACTCGCGACTGCTCCACGTCTCGCTGCCCAAGCTCGAAGACGTGGGACTGATCGAGTTCGACGGTCGCCGACAACGAATCTCCGAGACCGACGAGACGACGGCCGCACTGCCGTACCTCCGCTTTGCACTCGCCCAGCAGCAAAGCCACGACGACTGA
- a CDS encoding acyltransferase: MTNARIGDGSYVAPEAVVGRDEDAETTPRLGENATIRSGTVIYGDVTIGDDFSTGHNALVRDGTVAGDDVLVGTNTVVDGDVTIGSHVSLQTGVYVPPETTIGDEVFLGPHATVTNDNYPIRSASELDGVTIEEHVSIGANATILPGVTIGEQSFVAAGTVVTADVPPETLVVGAPGRHEELPASLQGGNRIE; this comes from the coding sequence ATGACAAACGCGAGAATCGGTGACGGGAGTTACGTAGCACCGGAGGCCGTCGTGGGTCGCGACGAGGACGCGGAGACGACCCCACGACTCGGCGAGAACGCAACGATTCGATCGGGGACCGTGATATACGGCGACGTGACGATCGGCGACGACTTCTCGACCGGGCACAACGCCCTCGTCCGAGACGGAACGGTCGCGGGCGACGACGTGCTCGTCGGGACCAACACGGTCGTCGACGGCGACGTGACGATCGGCTCGCACGTCAGCCTCCAGACCGGCGTGTACGTCCCGCCGGAGACGACGATCGGAGACGAGGTCTTCCTGGGGCCCCACGCCACGGTCACGAACGACAACTACCCGATCCGCTCGGCGAGCGAACTCGACGGCGTCACGATCGAAGAGCACGTCTCGATCGGAGCCAACGCGACGATCCTGCCCGGGGTGACGATCGGTGAGCAGTCGTTCGTCGCCGCCGGGACCGTCGTCACGGCCGACGTTCCGCCCGAGACGCTCGTCGTCGGTGCGCCCGGCCGACACGAGGAACTGCCCGCCTCGCTCCAGGGAGGGAACCGGATCGAATGA
- a CDS encoding DegT/DnrJ/EryC1/StrS family aminotransferase encodes MSSQIDLDEISLADPVVEDREQRRVRSVLESGHLAAGSEVAAFEAAFADYCGTDHAVATSNGTTALHAALAALGIGEGDRVLTTPLSFVATANAIRLVGAEPVFADVDPDSYNLDPEAASERVDSLDGDVDAIMPVHLYGLPAEMDRFRALADACDATLIEDAAQAHGATYRGEPVGSLGDAGCFSFYPTKNMTTGEGGMVVTDDDAVARRLRSFINHGRDPEDGSVHRSVGHNFRMTDIAAAIGRAQLERLPDFVESRRANARRLSEGIDAPSITTPTEAAYKRHSYHQYTVRSPERDALASGLERIGIDTGVYYPTPIHEQPAYDDIESSFPVAERLTREVLSVPVHPSLADETVETIATAIDTVIADE; translated from the coding sequence ATGAGCTCTCAGATCGACCTCGACGAGATCTCACTGGCCGACCCGGTCGTCGAGGACCGCGAACAGCGCCGCGTCCGGTCTGTCCTCGAAAGCGGGCACCTCGCGGCCGGCAGCGAGGTCGCTGCCTTCGAAGCGGCCTTCGCGGACTACTGTGGGACCGACCACGCCGTCGCCACCAGCAACGGGACGACCGCGCTCCACGCGGCGCTGGCGGCGCTCGGCATCGGCGAGGGCGACCGCGTACTCACCACGCCCCTGTCCTTCGTGGCGACGGCCAACGCGATCCGGCTGGTCGGCGCAGAGCCGGTCTTCGCCGACGTGGATCCCGACTCGTACAACCTCGATCCCGAGGCCGCCAGCGAGCGCGTCGACTCCCTCGACGGCGACGTCGACGCCATCATGCCGGTCCACCTCTACGGGCTCCCCGCCGAGATGGATCGGTTCAGAGCGCTGGCCGACGCCTGCGACGCGACCCTGATCGAGGACGCCGCACAGGCCCACGGGGCCACCTACCGCGGCGAGCCGGTCGGATCGCTGGGCGACGCGGGCTGTTTCTCCTTCTATCCGACCAAGAACATGACGACCGGCGAGGGCGGGATGGTCGTCACCGACGACGACGCGGTCGCTCGTCGGCTCCGCTCGTTCATCAACCACGGGCGCGATCCCGAGGACGGCTCCGTCCACCGCTCGGTCGGCCACAACTTCCGGATGACCGACATCGCGGCCGCCATCGGACGGGCACAGCTAGAGCGGCTGCCCGACTTCGTCGAGTCCCGGCGTGCGAACGCCCGGCGACTCTCCGAGGGGATCGATGCCCCGTCGATCACGACGCCGACGGAGGCGGCGTACAAGCGCCACTCGTACCACCAGTACACCGTCCGCTCGCCCGAACGAGACGCGCTGGCGTCCGGCCTCGAACGAATCGGGATCGACACCGGCGTCTACTACCCGACGCCGATCCACGAACAGCCCGCCTACGACGACATCGAGTCGTCGTTCCCCGTCGCAGAGCGACTGACACGGGAGGTCCTCTCCGTGCCCGTCCACCCCTCGCTGGCGGACGAGACGGTCGAAACGATCGCGACTGCGATCGACACGGTGATCGCCGATGAGTGA
- a CDS encoding Gfo/Idh/MocA family protein, whose product MSENGSLKTGVVGVGNMGRHHARVYAQNRAVSLVGIADADEATAREVADDYDTTVMSTAELLDAADAVTVAVPTRYHDDLVERALDAGVHVLVEKPFVKDLADGEALVERAAAENLVLQVGHIERFNPAIRTLTEVLADHEVIAVEARRLGPPVDRDTTDTVTMDLMVHDLDVTLSLLDSGVRTVDAVGTCDGQHVTAQLSFEDDTVAQFSASRVTQQKVRQLAVTTRDARITVDYADQDVRIHRHSVPAYVENDGDVRYRHESVIEQPTVANGEPLVTELDAFVEAVVTDSEPVVSGTDGLRALELVDQIDAQVSTELDATAQQSR is encoded by the coding sequence ATGAGTGAGAACGGATCTCTCAAGACGGGCGTCGTCGGCGTGGGCAACATGGGTCGCCACCACGCACGCGTCTACGCACAGAACCGCGCCGTCTCGCTGGTCGGTATCGCCGACGCCGACGAGGCGACGGCCCGCGAGGTGGCCGACGACTACGACACGACCGTCATGTCGACCGCCGAGCTGCTCGACGCCGCCGACGCCGTCACCGTCGCCGTCCCGACCCGGTACCACGACGACCTCGTCGAGCGGGCGCTGGACGCTGGCGTCCACGTCCTCGTCGAGAAGCCGTTCGTGAAGGACCTCGCCGACGGCGAGGCGCTGGTCGAACGCGCCGCCGCCGAGAACCTCGTCCTCCAGGTCGGCCACATCGAGCGATTCAACCCCGCCATCCGAACCCTGACGGAGGTCCTGGCCGACCACGAGGTGATCGCGGTCGAGGCCCGCCGGCTCGGTCCGCCGGTCGACCGGGACACGACCGACACGGTCACGATGGACCTGATGGTCCACGACCTCGACGTGACCCTCTCCTTGCTCGACAGCGGCGTCAGGACCGTCGACGCGGTCGGCACCTGTGACGGCCAGCACGTCACCGCACAGCTTTCCTTCGAGGACGACACGGTCGCCCAGTTCAGTGCCAGCAGAGTGACCCAGCAGAAGGTCCGTCAGCTGGCGGTGACGACCCGCGACGCGCGGATCACCGTCGACTACGCCGACCAGGACGTGCGAATCCACCGCCACTCCGTGCCGGCCTACGTCGAGAACGACGGCGACGTTCGGTACCGCCACGAGAGCGTCATCGAACAGCCGACCGTCGCCAACGGCGAGCCGCTGGTGACGGAACTGGACGCGTTCGTCGAGGCGGTCGTGACCGACAGCGAACCGGTCGTCTCCGGGACGGACGGTCTGCGCGCCCTCGAACTCGTCGACCAGATCGACGCACAGGTGTCGACCGAACTGGACGCCACTGCCCAGCAGTCCCGCTAA
- a CDS encoding polysaccharide deacetylase family protein has translation MGSVVISVDAELGWGFHDVSGHSERLAAARVGWKRLAGLCSEYEIPATWAVVGHLLLTDCDGRHENHPRGPEWFRCERDRWADRPSLRYGPHLVADVAADPVGHEIGCHTFSHVLFGADDTTAATARAEIEACLDATSATDYSLRSFVFPRNSVGHRELLAEYDFDCYRGVAPAERTPLNKLREATVGEPEPRLVTPAVDEHGLVDIPASLYLFSFEGRPRRLLTTVFEDPIVQYARRGIDAAAREDGVFHMWLHPNNLTGRPEIARMRAIFDYLDERRADLAIETMGEVAARVDRVDPPTAGHSPDGV, from the coding sequence ATGGGGTCGGTAGTGATCTCCGTCGACGCAGAACTCGGCTGGGGCTTTCACGACGTGTCGGGCCACTCGGAGCGACTGGCGGCCGCCCGCGTCGGCTGGAAGCGACTCGCCGGACTCTGCTCGGAGTACGAGATCCCCGCGACGTGGGCGGTCGTCGGCCACCTGTTGCTCACCGACTGTGACGGCCGCCACGAGAACCACCCCCGCGGTCCGGAGTGGTTCCGGTGTGAACGCGACCGCTGGGCCGACCGTCCGAGCCTGCGGTACGGCCCCCACCTCGTCGCCGACGTGGCGGCGGACCCGGTCGGCCACGAGATCGGCTGTCACACGTTCTCACACGTCCTCTTCGGAGCGGACGACACGACGGCCGCGACCGCTCGCGCCGAGATCGAGGCGTGTCTCGACGCGACCAGCGCGACCGACTACTCGCTTCGCTCGTTCGTCTTTCCGCGCAACAGCGTGGGTCACCGGGAGCTGCTCGCGGAGTACGACTTCGACTGCTATCGCGGTGTCGCCCCGGCGGAACGGACGCCGCTGAACAAACTCCGCGAAGCGACCGTCGGCGAGCCCGAGCCACGCCTCGTCACACCCGCCGTCGACGAGCACGGTCTGGTCGACATTCCGGCGTCGCTGTACCTCTTCTCATTCGAGGGCCGACCCCGGCGACTCCTGACGACGGTCTTCGAGGACCCGATCGTCCAGTACGCCCGTCGCGGGATCGACGCCGCGGCCCGCGAAGACGGCGTCTTCCACATGTGGCTCCACCCGAACAACCTCACCGGTCGCCCGGAGATCGCACGCATGCGAGCGATCTTCGACTACCTCGACGAGCGCCGCGCCGACCTCGCTATCGAGACGATGGGCGAGGTCGCTGCCCGAGTCGACCGAGTGGATCCGCCGACGGCGGGCCACTCTCCCGATGGCGTTTAA